A section of the Carya illinoinensis cultivar Pawnee chromosome 12, C.illinoinensisPawnee_v1, whole genome shotgun sequence genome encodes:
- the LOC122288954 gene encoding probable serine/threonine-protein kinase PBL23 isoform X2: MGCFPCCMSQENIDGESGINEYRGAKTLASFSKLSFKSDSSRRRYITEEIQKVGKGTISARAFTFRELCVATQNFHSENLLGEGGFGRVYKGHIASKNQVVAVKQLDRNGFQGNREFLVEVLMLSLLHHPNLVNLVGYCADGDQRVLVYEYMPNGSLEDHLLDIAPHKKPLDWNTRMKIAEGAARGLEYLHETADPPVIYRDFKASNILLDENFNPKLSDFGLAKLGPTGDKSHVSTRVMGTYGYCAPEYALTGQLTTKSDVYSFGVVFLEIITGRRVIDTTRATEEQNLVTWVRLLDSNSLNPKRVKKHILTIKASIFLDTNIPRHNHYLETEGTLH; this comes from the exons ATGGGGTGCTTTCCATGTTGCATGTCACAAGAGAATATCGACGGAGAATCGGGCATTAACGAATACCGTGGCGCAAAAACTTTAGCCTCCTTCAGTAAGCTCTCCTTCAAATCag ATAGCAGCAGGCGACGGTACATAACGGAAGAGATACAAAAGGTGGGAAAGGGAACCATCTCCGCCAGGGCTTTTACTTTCCGTGAATTGTGCGTTGCTACTCAAAACTTCCATTCTGAGAATCTGCTAGGTGAAGGAGGATTTGGGAGGGTGTACAAAGGGCACATCGCAAGCAAAAATCAA GTAGTTGCGGTTAAGCAACTTGACAGGAATGGATTCCAAGGGAACAGAGAATTTCTTGTGGAGGTTTTGATGTTGAGTCTTCTTCACCATCCTAACCTTGTCAATTTGGTTGGATATTGTGCTGATGGGGATCAGAGGGTTTTAGTTTATGAGTACATGCCCAATGGTTCCTTGGAGGATCATCTTCTTG ATATAGCTCCACATAAAAAGCCTTTGGACTGGAATACCAGGATGAAAATTGCTGAAGGTGCAGCAAGAGGGCTTGAATACTTGCATGAAACAGCTGATCCACCAGTTATATATCGTGATTTCAAAGCATCGAACATACTATTGGACGAGAACTTCAATCCAAAGCTTTCAGATTTTGGCCTTGCAAAGCTAGGTCCAACTGGGGACAAGTCCCATGTCTCCACCAGGGTGATGGGAACCTACGGCTACTGTGCACCTGAGTATGCACTCACAGGTCAATTGACAACAAAGTCTGATGTGTACAGCTTTGGAGTGGTGTTTTTGGAGATAATCACGGGAAGGAGGGTCATTGACACTACAAGAGCAACAGAAGAGCAAAATCTAGTTACTTGGGTACGCTTATTAGATTCTAATTCCCTAAACCCAAAGAGagttaaaaaacatattttgacTATCAAAGCATCAATCTTCCTCGATACTAATATTCCAAG GCACAACCACTATTTAGAGACAGAAGGAACTTTACATTAA
- the LOC122288954 gene encoding probable serine/threonine-protein kinase PBL23 isoform X1 has product MGCFPCCMSQENIDGESGINEYRGAKTLASFSKLSFKSDSSRRRYITEEIQKVGKGTISARAFTFRELCVATQNFHSENLLGEGGFGRVYKGHIASKNQVVAVKQLDRNGFQGNREFLVEVLMLSLLHHPNLVNLVGYCADGDQRVLVYEYMPNGSLEDHLLDIAPHKKPLDWNTRMKIAEGAARGLEYLHETADPPVIYRDFKASNILLDENFNPKLSDFGLAKLGPTGDKSHVSTRVMGTYGYCAPEYALTGQLTTKSDVYSFGVVFLEIITGRRVIDTTRATEEQNLVTWAQPLFRDRRNFTLMADPLLEGQYPVKALYQALAVAAMCLQEEADTRPLICDVVTALEFLAVNKNEEADDDDQKDDVNEACPDRNSSGESDIETDVDDDDNIEEVGKKRLEKGANGSVSF; this is encoded by the exons ATGGGGTGCTTTCCATGTTGCATGTCACAAGAGAATATCGACGGAGAATCGGGCATTAACGAATACCGTGGCGCAAAAACTTTAGCCTCCTTCAGTAAGCTCTCCTTCAAATCag ATAGCAGCAGGCGACGGTACATAACGGAAGAGATACAAAAGGTGGGAAAGGGAACCATCTCCGCCAGGGCTTTTACTTTCCGTGAATTGTGCGTTGCTACTCAAAACTTCCATTCTGAGAATCTGCTAGGTGAAGGAGGATTTGGGAGGGTGTACAAAGGGCACATCGCAAGCAAAAATCAA GTAGTTGCGGTTAAGCAACTTGACAGGAATGGATTCCAAGGGAACAGAGAATTTCTTGTGGAGGTTTTGATGTTGAGTCTTCTTCACCATCCTAACCTTGTCAATTTGGTTGGATATTGTGCTGATGGGGATCAGAGGGTTTTAGTTTATGAGTACATGCCCAATGGTTCCTTGGAGGATCATCTTCTTG ATATAGCTCCACATAAAAAGCCTTTGGACTGGAATACCAGGATGAAAATTGCTGAAGGTGCAGCAAGAGGGCTTGAATACTTGCATGAAACAGCTGATCCACCAGTTATATATCGTGATTTCAAAGCATCGAACATACTATTGGACGAGAACTTCAATCCAAAGCTTTCAGATTTTGGCCTTGCAAAGCTAGGTCCAACTGGGGACAAGTCCCATGTCTCCACCAGGGTGATGGGAACCTACGGCTACTGTGCACCTGAGTATGCACTCACAGGTCAATTGACAACAAAGTCTGATGTGTACAGCTTTGGAGTGGTGTTTTTGGAGATAATCACGGGAAGGAGGGTCATTGACACTACAAGAGCAACAGAAGAGCAAAATCTAGTTACTTGG GCACAACCACTATTTAGAGACAGAAGGAACTTTACATTAATGGCTGATCCGTTGCTTGAAGGGCAGTACCCTGTAAAGGCTCTCTACCAAGCTCTGGCAGTGGCAGCCATGTGTCTCCAAGAGGAAGCCGATACTAGGCCATTGATCTGTGATGTCGTTACAGCTCTCGAATTTCTAGCAGTGAACAAGAATGAAGAGGCcgatgatgatgatcagaaAGATGATGTCAATGAAGCTTGTCCTGATAGAAATAGCAGTGGAGAATCAGATATCGAGACTGAtgtagatgatgatgataatattgagGAGGTGGGGAAGAAGAGACTGGAAAAAGGTGCCAATGGATCAGTCAGCTTTTGA
- the LOC122288953 gene encoding uncharacterized protein LOC122288953: MAESFDAIIDERDELMISPTGDGNPTFRRGHYLKPSVKPVQEPDFEFPSLFIPPKPTIPEVGNLPLKVNYKGWRCPQKNWKEWVDSLHSKQQSTWKKAGIYEAILSSTYKVQRHNGLIIAVAESWCPEINCFVFPWGAATITLEDMMILGGYSVLGDSFSERLETDDMRKIKGNLTEAYKQISVARKVRHCLWLNHFMGTGHELEHEAFLSVWLSRYVFPTYLYDNIGEHCFPIAIRLARGIRIALAPVVLASIYRDLRLLKYNIDVARSTTNENKGGILVLDLCAPFLLAQLWIWERFPTLRPKPNLIKHGEPRVARWHMVKRVNIEKVRLVINSSGDSFQWRPYAPVFGNWSSSKLYRDEEEWVSIGPNLDIELESFARCLRVSELVGLHCIEQYLPHRVAMQFGMDQDIPDRVPRFNTSQEIAWNNYCRPIIDEKIYIPARLFESDVTTRYLKWWKQSMFAQEDPIKYFVRRHRNTRRLPRIYARRMEGNHVCVPPGISMKCQKGDEKESVKEAKQIGTPRAPINDENKPAADVKSFSGSYCKSISQSMTNDGAVKRDFLLIPLTKIVQGKGSMGEPGKILAGASVIEVGFPDKPTVREGRNISEQMPRTSIWKKGGDGADVPPGFPTKFNKVKAGNSVNVDKPTVVKDKTLPKQVTQAFVGKKEGNEADVPPGFPPKNKKVKVENPIKEDISESEGKRFYGTHDRLDKGPIGDGKHFLGESQSFSASAIIGALKKEPMIRSVEKIEGKAAIDRLERATESTIKSKAATPVYDGLSIDRNERKGSSHTPEIPGLELEARISRLEKVVAELKAARFSSRFENIAAKEGWAAP; encoded by the coding sequence ATGGCTGAATCATTCGACGCCATCATCGACGAAAGAGATGAGCTAATGATTTCCCCCACGGGTGATGGAAACCCAACATTCAGAAGAGGCCACTATCTTAAACCCTCCGTAAAGCCTGTACAAGAACCAGATTTTGAGTTTCCTTCACTTTTCATTCCACCGAAACCCACCATTCCTGAGGTCGGGAACTTGCCACTGAAGGTCAATTATAAAGGTTGGCGATGCCCGCAAAAGAACTGGAAAGAATGGGTGGATAGCTTGCATTCCAAACAACAATCCACATGGAAGAAAGCTGGTATTTATGAGGCAATATTGAGTTCCACATACAAAGTTCAAAGGCACAACGGTTTGATTATTGCGGTTGCTGAGAGCTGGTGTCCTGAGATCAATTGCTTTGTGTTTCCTTGGGGAGCAGCAACAATCACCTTGGAGGACATGATGATTTTGGGAGGTTATTCTGTTTTGGGTGACTCCTTTTCAGAGCGCCTTGAAACCGACGATATGAGGAAAATCAAAGGCAATTTGACTGAAGCCTATAAACAAATTTCAGTGGCAAGGAAAGTGAGGCATTGTCTATGGTTGAACCATTTCATGGGGACTGGCCACGAGCTCGAGCACGAAGCGTTCCTTTCTGTGTGGCTTTCAAGGTATGTCTTTCCCACATATTTGTACGATAACATTGGAGAACATTGTTTCCCCATTGCAATTCGTCTAGCAAGGGGTATTAGGATTGCGCTAGCTCCGGTGGTCCTCGCTAGCATTTACCGGGATTTGCGTTTATTGAAATATAATATCGATGTGGCCCGATCTACGACAAACGAGAATAAAGGTGGTATCTTGGTGCTGGACCTTTGTGCTCCATTTCTGTTGGCGCAGCTTTGGATTTGGGAGAGATTTCCAACGTTACGGCCTAAACCAAATTTGATTAAACATGGTGAGCCAAGAGTGGCTCGATGGCACATGGTGAAAAGGGTGAATATTGAGAAAGTGAGACTAGTGATTAACTCTTCCGGAGATAGTTTTCAATGGCGACCTTATGCTCCAGTCTTCGGGAACTGGTCGTCTTCAAAGCTTTATAGGGATGAAGAAGAGTGGGTATCAATTGGTCCTAATTTGGATATAGAACTAGAGTCATTTGCTCGATGTTTGAGGGTAAGCGAACTGGTGGGACTACATTGTATAGAGCAATACCTTCCACATCGAGTGGCCATGCAGTTTGGCATGGATCAAGATATTCCAGATCGTGTTCCTCGCTTTAATACGAGTCAAGAAATTGCTTGGAACAACTACTGCAGGCCAattattgatgaaaaaatatacaTACCAGCCAGGCTCTTCGAGTCGGATGTGACCACTCGTTACTTGAAGTGGTGGAAGCAGTCAATGTTTGCTCAAGAAGACCCAATCAAGTACTTTGTCAGGCGGCATAGAAATACAAGAAGATTACCCCGAATTTATGCACGAAGGATGGAAGGTAACCATGTTTGTGTTCCTCCTGGAATTTCTATGAAATGTCAGAAGGGGGATGAAAAGGAATCTGTCAAGGAAGCTAAACAGATTGGAACCCCGAGGGCGCCTATTAATGATGAGAACAAACCGGCTGCTGATGTCAAGTCTTTCTCAGGCTCGTATTGTAAAAGCATATCACAATCAATGACAAATGATGGAGCTGTGAAAAGGGACTTCTTGTTGATACCACTGACAAAGATTGTGCAGGGCAAAGGTTCAATGGGTGAACCCGGTAAAATTCTGGCAGGTGCAAGTGTGATTGAAGTGGGATTTCCAGATAAACCAACAGTTCGGGAAGGTAGGAATATATCAGAACAGATGCCACGGACTTCAATATGGAAGAAGGGAGGTGATGGTGCTGATGTACCCCCAGGTTTTCCAACCAAATTTAACAAGGTTAAGGCAGGGAACTCTGTTAATGTAGATAAACCAACCGTGGTGAAAGATAAAACACTACCAAAGCAGGTAACGCAGGCTTTTGTAGGAAAGAAAGAAGGTAATGAAGCTGATGTGCCACCTGGCTTTCCTCCCAAAAATAAGAAGGTTAAAGTAGAGAATCCTATCAAGGAAGATATATCAGAAAGTGAGGGGAAGAGATTTTATGGCACCCATGACAGGCTAGATAAAGGGCCAATTGGTGATGGTAAGCATTTTTTAGGCGAATCGCAAAGTTTTTCAGCTTCAGCGATTATTGGAGCACTTAAAAAGGAGCCAATGATAAGATCGGTGGAAAAAATTGAAGGCAAAGCTGCAATAGATAGGTTAGAAAGAGCCACGGAATCTACAATTAAAAGCAAGGCAGCAACTCCGGTTTACGATGGGCTCAGCATCgatagaaatgaaagaaaaggtaGCAGCCATACACCTGAAATACCAGGACTGGAACTTGAAGCTCGGATTAGTAGGCTGGAGAAAGTGGTTGCTGAGCTAAAAGCGGCAAGGTTTAGCAGCAGGTTTGAAAATATAGCTGCCAAAGAAGGCTGGGCCGCCCCATAG